In the genome of Mycteria americana isolate JAX WOST 10 ecotype Jacksonville Zoo and Gardens chromosome 7, USCA_MyAme_1.0, whole genome shotgun sequence, one region contains:
- the SNED1 gene encoding sushi, nidogen and EGF-like domain-containing protein 1 isoform X8, producing the protein MRGLAGWAVLVALGEWLWAAGVVPLADFYPFGPTQGDAATRKQDDGGSELRPLSVPFPFFGAGHTGLYVNNNGIISFLKEVSQFTPVAFPISRDRRVVAAFWADVDNRQAGDVYYRESTEQPILERASRDITQYFPEFPGFSAQWVFIATWYRVTFFGGSSLSPVNTFQIVLITDGKLSFTIFNYESITWTTGMHASSGGDFAGLGGIAAQAGFNAGDGKRYFNIPGSRTDDIADVEMTTNVGIPGRWVFRIDDAQVQVGGCSNTTSVCLTLRPCLNGGKCIEDCITGNPSYTCSCLAGFTGKRCHVDVDECLSHPCQNGATCLNGAGSFSCRCLPGFRGTSCEAEVNECESIPCLNGGHCIDLVDNYTCVCLEPFVGQRCETDSSSCEDRSCRNRQTCNYIRPGRYICTCSPGYYGNNCQYGGPRVPGACLSHPCQNAGSCLETEQGYICECQEGYAGQDCRDKLSEGCECRNGGSCLEGNVTICQCLPGFFGLLCEFEVTTTPCNMNTQCPDGGYCMEYGGSYLCVCHTDYGTNHTMPSPCDSEPCLNGGSCEVHDDSYTCECPQGFLGKHCEKAKPRLCSTGPCRNGGTCREADGEYHCTCPYRFTGKHCEIGKPDPCASGPCQNRGTCFHYIGKYKCDCPPGYTGRHCEIEVDCGVPSEVKHAQASFNSTKVGSLAEYHCELGYTLSQHNHPRVCRLPGVWSDPPECDEINECWSQPCLNGGWCKDRVAKFLCLCEPGYTGHHCESDVDECQSEPCKNGGTCRDLPGSFACYCPEGFVGTQCETEVDACESGPCRNGGECESYRGSYLCVCLEGFFGYHCETASDPCFSSPCGSRGYCLPGNGTHSCTCKVSYTGKSCEKELLPPTSLKVERVEDTGVLISWHPPEDAAARQLIDGYAVTYVSLDGSYRRTDFVDRSRSAHQLRALASGRAYNISVFSVKRNVNNKNDISRPIMLTTRTRPRPVEGFEITNVTASAITVQWALHRLKHSTVSRVRVAIRQPGDLVDRTVELNSSVAKYTFLDLQPGERYIVHVTTLSGLGMEDHPSESLAMAPFHVWTRPLPPQNLTASRITTTSVSMAWEQPPAGAVEAYIINVTTAQSVKSRYVPNGKLVTYMVRDLLPGQRYRLSVTAVQNTEQGQVHSEPIYLYVTTLQRDGAPERRWSQAGHPRVLRNRLPPAFLPELRLLADRDTAEEPSPAPRFTELVDGRGRISTRFSTVLSKSITVKTQPEAPVKLENVEVSSQGSLALKLHEAKSKSEGQNCSTNPCRNGGTCIRDAESYHCDCRLGFKGRLCELAACKKVPHSCTRLYSETKSFPVWEGGTCHYLYRRVYKVHQDFCYKESCESTGSEKTTSRKPSNSHTLKKP; encoded by the exons ATGCGGGGCCTGGCGGGCTGGGCcgtgctggtggccctgggcgAGTGGCTGTGGGCGGCCGGCGTGGTGCCGCTGGCGGACTTCTATCCCTTCGGGCCCACGCAGGGCGATGCCGCCACGCGGAAGCAGGACGACGGCGGCTCCGAGCTGCGGCCCCTCTCCGTCCCCTTCCCCTTCTTCGGCGCGGGGCACACCGGTCTCTAT GTGAACAACAATGGGATCATCTCATTCCTGAAGGAGGTCTCACAGTTCACGCCAGTGGCCTTCCCCATCTCCAGGGACCGGCGTGTGGTGGCTGCTTTCTGGGCAGATGTGGATAACCGGCAGGCGGGCGATGTGTATTACCGGGAGAGCACTGAACAGCCCATCTTAGAGAGAGCAAGCAGGGATATCACGCAGTATTTCCCTGAGTTCCCAGGGTTTTCTGCGCAGTGGGTCTTCATCGCCACCTGGTACCGAGTGACCTTCTTTGGGGGCAGTTCACTTTCACCA gtAAACACTTTTCAGATTGTCCTCATCACAGATGGCAAGCTCTCCTTCACCATCTTCAACTATGAGTCCATCACCTGGACCACGGGTATGCATGCCAGCAGTGGGGGGGACTTTGCTGGGCTCGGCGGCATTGCAGCGCAG GCAGGTTTTAACGCTGGTGATGGAAAGCGCTACTTCAACATCCCCGGATCCCGCACCGATGACATCGCTGACGTGGAGATGACGACAAATGTGGGTATCCCCGGGCGCTGGGTGTTCAGAATCGATGATGCCCAGGTGCAAGTGGGGGGCTGCAGCAATACAA CCTCTGTCTGCCTGACACTGCGGCCCTGCCTGAATGGGGGGAAGTGTATCGAGGACTGCATCACGGGCAACCCCTCCTAcacctgctcctgcctggctggcTTTACTGGGAAGAGGTGCCATGTTG ATGTGGACGAGTGTCTCTCCCACCCATGTCAGAACGGAGCCACCTGCCTCAATGGTGCTGGCAGCTTCAGCTGCAGGTGCCTGCCGGGCTTCAGAGGCACCAGCTGCGAGGCCG AGGTGAATGAGTGCGAGTCCATCCCGTGCCTGAATGGTGGGCACTGCATCGACCTGGTCGATAACTACACCTGTGTGTGCCTGGAGCCCTTCGTGGGACAGCGCTGTGAGAcag ACTCATCTTCCTGCGAGGACCGGAGCTGCCGGAACCGGCAGACGTGCAACTACATCCGCCCTGGCCGCTACATCTGCACCTGCTCCCCGGGTTATTATGGCAACAACTGCCAGTATG gCGGGCCCCGTGTGCCTGGTGCCTGCCTCTCCCACCCATGCCAGAAtgcgggcagctgcctggagaCAGAGCAGGGCTACATCTGCGAATGCCAGGAGGGCTACGCTGGGCAGGACTGTCGAGACA AGCTCTCAGAGGGCTGCGAGTGTCGCAACGGGGGCAGTTGTCTGGAGGGGAACGTCACCATCTGCCAGTGCCTGCCTGGGTTTTTTGGTCTCCTCTGTGAATTTG AAGTCACCACCACACCGTGCAACATGAACACCCAGTGCCCGGATGGCGGGTACTGCATGGAGTATGGCGGGAGCTATCTGTGCGTCTGCCACACTGACTACGGCACCAACCACA CAATGCCATCCCCCTGTGACTCGGAGCCCTGCCTGAATGGGGGGTCCTGCGAGGTTCATGACGACTCGTATACCTGCGAGTGTCCTCAAGGCTTCCTTGGCAAGCACTGTGAGAAAG CTAAGCCACGGCTCTGCAGCACAGGGCCCTGTCGCAACGGGGGCACCTGCAGGGAGGCGGATGGCGAGTACCACTGCACCTGCCCCTACCGCTTCACTGGCAAGCACTGCGAGATCG gTAAGCCAGACCCTTGCGCCTCGGGGCCCTGCCAGAACAGGGGCACCTGCTTCCACTACATCGGCAAGTACAAGTGCGACTGTCCCCCAGGCTACACTGGCCGGCACTGTGAAATTG AGGTTGACTGCGGTGTCCCCAGTGAGGTGAAGCATGCCCAGGCCTCTTTCAACTCCACCAAGGTGGGCTCGCTGGCTGAATACCACTGTGAGCTGGGCTACACCCTCAGTCAGCACAACCACCCCCGTGTCTGCCGCTTGCCAGGTGTCTGGAGTGATCCCCCCGAGTGTGATG AGATCAATGAGTGctggtcccagccctgcctgaaTGGTGGCTGGTGCAAGGACCGTGTCGCCAAGTTCCTGTGCCTGTGTGAGCCGGGTTACACTGGCCACCACTGCGAGTCGG ATGTCGACGAGTGCCAGTCAGAGCCCTGTAAGAACGGCGGAACCTGCCGGGACCTCCCTGGGTCCTTTGCTTGCTACTGTCCTGAGGGCTTTGTGGGGACCCAGTGCGAGACAG aAGTGGATGCCTGTGAGTCAGGCCCTTGCCGAAATGGAGGGGAATGCGAGAGCTACAGGGGCTCCTACCTCTGCGTGTGCCTGGAGGGTTTCTTCGGCTACCACTGTGAGACAG CCAGCGACCCCTGCTTCTCCAGCCCCTGCGGGAGCAGAGGCTACTGCCTGCCTGGCAATGGCACCCACAGCTGCACCTGCAAAGTCAGCTACACAGGCAAGAGCTGCGAAAAAG AATTGCTGCCACCAACCTCATTAAAGGTGGAAAGGGTGGAGGACACTGGTGTGTTGATTTCTTGGCACCCACCTGAGGACGCAGCCGCCAGGCAACTCATTGACGGCTACGCCGTGACGTACGTATCCCTCGACGGCTCTTACCGCAGGACAGATTTTGTGGACCGAAGTCGTTCTGCCCACCAATTGCGGGCACTAGCCTCCGGCAGAGCCTAcaatatttctgtcttttcagtcAAACGCAACGTGAACAACAAGAATGATATCAGCAGGCCCATCATGCTCACCACGCGCACTA GACCGCGTCCGGTGGAAGGCTTTGAGATCACGAATGTGACGGCCAGTGCCATCACGGTGCAATGGGCTCTCCACCGGCTCAAGCACTCCACCGTTAGTAGGGTGCGTGTTGCCATCCGCCAGCCGGGTGACCTGGTAGACCGCACTGTGGAGCTGAACAGCAGCGTGGCCAAGTATACCTTCTT ggacctgcagccaggagagaggtACATTGTCCATGTCACAACGCTGAGCGGCCTGGGGATGGAAGACCACCCCTCAGAGAGTCTGGCCATGGCCCCCTTCCACGTATGGACAA ggcctctccccccccaaaacctcaccGCCTCCCGCATCACCACTACTTCTGTGTCCATGGCGTGGGAGCAGCCACCTGCTGGTGCTGTGGAGGCGTACATCATCAATGTCACCACTGCTCAGAGCGTGAAGAGCCGCTATGTGCCCAATGGGAAGCTTGTGACCTACATGGTGCGGGACCTGCTCCCTGGGCAGCGGTACCGCCTGTCCGTGACGGCTGTGCAGAACACAGAGCAAGGTCAAGTGCACAGTGAGCCCATCTACCTCTACGTCACCACCT TGCAGAGGGATGGGGCTCCAGAGAGACGGTGGAGCCAAGCTGGACACCCCCGGGTCTTGCGCAACAGGCTGCCCCCAGCTTTCCTGCCTGAACTCCGCTTGCTAGCAGATCGTGACACAGCTGAGGAGCCCTCGCCAGCCCCCAG GTTCACTGAGCTGGTCGATGGCAGAGGGAGGATCAGCACCAGGTTCAGCACTGTGTTAAGCAAATCCATCACTGTGAAGACAC AGCCGGAGGCTCCAGTGAAGCTGGAGAACGTGGAGGTGTCCAGCCAGGGCAGTCTGGCACTGAAGCTGCATGAGGCAAAGAGCAAGA GTGAGGGGCAGAACTGCTCCACGAACCCCTGCAGGAATGGAGGCACCTGCATCAGAGATGCCGAGTCCTACCACTGTGACTGCCGCCTGGGCTTCAAGGGCCGGCTCTGTGAGCTGG CAGCCTGCAAGAAGGTGCCACACTCGTGCACGCGGCTGTACTCGGAAACCAAGTCATTCCCTGTGTGGGAAGGAGGTACCTGCCACTACCT GTACAGGAGAGTCTACAAGGTACACCAGGACTTCTGCTACAAGGAGAGCTGCGAGAGCACCGGTTCTGAGAAGACAACCAGCAG aaaaCCAAGCAACAGTCACACACTGAAGAAGCCATAG
- the SNED1 gene encoding sushi, nidogen and EGF-like domain-containing protein 1 isoform X10, with protein MRGLAGWAVLVALGEWLWAAGVVPLADFYPFGPTQGDAATRKQDDGGSELRPLSVPFPFFGAGHTGLYVNNNGIISFLKEVSQFTPVAFPISRDRRVVAAFWADVDNRQAGDVYYRESTEQPILERASRDITQYFPEFPGFSAQWVFIATWYRVTFFGGSSLSPVNTFQIVLITDGKLSFTIFNYESITWTTGMHASSGGDFAGLGGIAAQAGFNAGDGKRYFNIPGSRTDDIADVEMTTNVGIPGRWVFRIDDAQVQVGGCSNTTSVCLTLRPCLNGGKCIEDCITGNPSYTCSCLAGFTGKRCHVDVDECLSHPCQNGATCLNGAGSFSCRCLPGFRGTSCEAEESPCESRVCQNGGRCQAVNGTAACLCQPGYTGVDCQTEVNECESIPCLNGGHCIDLVDNYTCVCLEPFVGQRCETDSSSCEDRSCRNRQTCNYIRPGRYICTCSPGYYGNNCQYELSEGCECRNGGSCLEGNVTICQCLPGFFGLLCEFEVTTTPCNMNTQCPDGGYCMEYGGSYLCVCHTDYGTNHTMPSPCDSEPCLNGGSCEVHDDSYTCECPQGFLGKHCEKAKPRLCSTGPCRNGGTCREADGEYHCTCPYRFTGKHCEIGKPDPCASGPCQNRGTCFHYIGKYKCDCPPGYTGRHCEIEVDCGVPSEVKHAQASFNSTKVGSLAEYHCELGYTLSQHNHPRVCRLPGVWSDPPECDEINECWSQPCLNGGWCKDRVAKFLCLCEPGYTGHHCESDVDECQSEPCKNGGTCRDLPGSFACYCPEGFVGTQCETEVDACESGPCRNGGECESYRGSYLCVCLEGFFGYHCETASDPCFSSPCGSRGYCLPGNGTHSCTCKVSYTGKSCEKELLPPTSLKVERVEDTGVLISWHPPEDAAARQLIDGYAVTYVSLDGSYRRTDFVDRSRSAHQLRALASGRAYNISVFSVKRNVNNKNDISRPIMLTTRTRPRPVEGFEITNVTASAITVQWALHRLKHSTVSRVRVAIRQPGDLVDRTVELNSSVAKYTFLDLQPGERYIVHVTTLSGLGMEDHPSESLAMAPFHVWTRPLPPQNLTASRITTTSVSMAWEQPPAGAVEAYIINVTTAQSVKSRYVPNGKLVTYMVRDLLPGQRYRLSVTAVQNTEQGQVHSEPIYLYVTTLQRDGAPERRWSQAGHPRVLRNRLPPAFLPELRLLADRDTAEEPSPAPRFTELVDGRGRISTRFSTVLSKSITVKTQPEAPVKLENVEVSSQGSLALKLHEAKSKSEGQNCSTNPCRNGGTCIRDAESYHCDCRLGFKGRLCELAACKKVPHSCTRLYSETKSFPVWEGGTCHYLYRRVYKVHQDFCYKESCESTGSEKTTSRKPSNSHTLKKP; from the exons ATGCGGGGCCTGGCGGGCTGGGCcgtgctggtggccctgggcgAGTGGCTGTGGGCGGCCGGCGTGGTGCCGCTGGCGGACTTCTATCCCTTCGGGCCCACGCAGGGCGATGCCGCCACGCGGAAGCAGGACGACGGCGGCTCCGAGCTGCGGCCCCTCTCCGTCCCCTTCCCCTTCTTCGGCGCGGGGCACACCGGTCTCTAT GTGAACAACAATGGGATCATCTCATTCCTGAAGGAGGTCTCACAGTTCACGCCAGTGGCCTTCCCCATCTCCAGGGACCGGCGTGTGGTGGCTGCTTTCTGGGCAGATGTGGATAACCGGCAGGCGGGCGATGTGTATTACCGGGAGAGCACTGAACAGCCCATCTTAGAGAGAGCAAGCAGGGATATCACGCAGTATTTCCCTGAGTTCCCAGGGTTTTCTGCGCAGTGGGTCTTCATCGCCACCTGGTACCGAGTGACCTTCTTTGGGGGCAGTTCACTTTCACCA gtAAACACTTTTCAGATTGTCCTCATCACAGATGGCAAGCTCTCCTTCACCATCTTCAACTATGAGTCCATCACCTGGACCACGGGTATGCATGCCAGCAGTGGGGGGGACTTTGCTGGGCTCGGCGGCATTGCAGCGCAG GCAGGTTTTAACGCTGGTGATGGAAAGCGCTACTTCAACATCCCCGGATCCCGCACCGATGACATCGCTGACGTGGAGATGACGACAAATGTGGGTATCCCCGGGCGCTGGGTGTTCAGAATCGATGATGCCCAGGTGCAAGTGGGGGGCTGCAGCAATACAA CCTCTGTCTGCCTGACACTGCGGCCCTGCCTGAATGGGGGGAAGTGTATCGAGGACTGCATCACGGGCAACCCCTCCTAcacctgctcctgcctggctggcTTTACTGGGAAGAGGTGCCATGTTG ATGTGGACGAGTGTCTCTCCCACCCATGTCAGAACGGAGCCACCTGCCTCAATGGTGCTGGCAGCTTCAGCTGCAGGTGCCTGCCGGGCTTCAGAGGCACCAGCTGCGAGGCCG AAGAGTCGCCATGTGAGAGTAGAGTGTGCCAGAACGGCGGGAGGTGCCAGGCAGTGAATGGGACAGCAGCATGCTTGTGCCAGCCAGGGTACACAGGGGTGGACTGCCAGACAG AGGTGAATGAGTGCGAGTCCATCCCGTGCCTGAATGGTGGGCACTGCATCGACCTGGTCGATAACTACACCTGTGTGTGCCTGGAGCCCTTCGTGGGACAGCGCTGTGAGAcag ACTCATCTTCCTGCGAGGACCGGAGCTGCCGGAACCGGCAGACGTGCAACTACATCCGCCCTGGCCGCTACATCTGCACCTGCTCCCCGGGTTATTATGGCAACAACTGCCAGTATG AGCTCTCAGAGGGCTGCGAGTGTCGCAACGGGGGCAGTTGTCTGGAGGGGAACGTCACCATCTGCCAGTGCCTGCCTGGGTTTTTTGGTCTCCTCTGTGAATTTG AAGTCACCACCACACCGTGCAACATGAACACCCAGTGCCCGGATGGCGGGTACTGCATGGAGTATGGCGGGAGCTATCTGTGCGTCTGCCACACTGACTACGGCACCAACCACA CAATGCCATCCCCCTGTGACTCGGAGCCCTGCCTGAATGGGGGGTCCTGCGAGGTTCATGACGACTCGTATACCTGCGAGTGTCCTCAAGGCTTCCTTGGCAAGCACTGTGAGAAAG CTAAGCCACGGCTCTGCAGCACAGGGCCCTGTCGCAACGGGGGCACCTGCAGGGAGGCGGATGGCGAGTACCACTGCACCTGCCCCTACCGCTTCACTGGCAAGCACTGCGAGATCG gTAAGCCAGACCCTTGCGCCTCGGGGCCCTGCCAGAACAGGGGCACCTGCTTCCACTACATCGGCAAGTACAAGTGCGACTGTCCCCCAGGCTACACTGGCCGGCACTGTGAAATTG AGGTTGACTGCGGTGTCCCCAGTGAGGTGAAGCATGCCCAGGCCTCTTTCAACTCCACCAAGGTGGGCTCGCTGGCTGAATACCACTGTGAGCTGGGCTACACCCTCAGTCAGCACAACCACCCCCGTGTCTGCCGCTTGCCAGGTGTCTGGAGTGATCCCCCCGAGTGTGATG AGATCAATGAGTGctggtcccagccctgcctgaaTGGTGGCTGGTGCAAGGACCGTGTCGCCAAGTTCCTGTGCCTGTGTGAGCCGGGTTACACTGGCCACCACTGCGAGTCGG ATGTCGACGAGTGCCAGTCAGAGCCCTGTAAGAACGGCGGAACCTGCCGGGACCTCCCTGGGTCCTTTGCTTGCTACTGTCCTGAGGGCTTTGTGGGGACCCAGTGCGAGACAG aAGTGGATGCCTGTGAGTCAGGCCCTTGCCGAAATGGAGGGGAATGCGAGAGCTACAGGGGCTCCTACCTCTGCGTGTGCCTGGAGGGTTTCTTCGGCTACCACTGTGAGACAG CCAGCGACCCCTGCTTCTCCAGCCCCTGCGGGAGCAGAGGCTACTGCCTGCCTGGCAATGGCACCCACAGCTGCACCTGCAAAGTCAGCTACACAGGCAAGAGCTGCGAAAAAG AATTGCTGCCACCAACCTCATTAAAGGTGGAAAGGGTGGAGGACACTGGTGTGTTGATTTCTTGGCACCCACCTGAGGACGCAGCCGCCAGGCAACTCATTGACGGCTACGCCGTGACGTACGTATCCCTCGACGGCTCTTACCGCAGGACAGATTTTGTGGACCGAAGTCGTTCTGCCCACCAATTGCGGGCACTAGCCTCCGGCAGAGCCTAcaatatttctgtcttttcagtcAAACGCAACGTGAACAACAAGAATGATATCAGCAGGCCCATCATGCTCACCACGCGCACTA GACCGCGTCCGGTGGAAGGCTTTGAGATCACGAATGTGACGGCCAGTGCCATCACGGTGCAATGGGCTCTCCACCGGCTCAAGCACTCCACCGTTAGTAGGGTGCGTGTTGCCATCCGCCAGCCGGGTGACCTGGTAGACCGCACTGTGGAGCTGAACAGCAGCGTGGCCAAGTATACCTTCTT ggacctgcagccaggagagaggtACATTGTCCATGTCACAACGCTGAGCGGCCTGGGGATGGAAGACCACCCCTCAGAGAGTCTGGCCATGGCCCCCTTCCACGTATGGACAA ggcctctccccccccaaaacctcaccGCCTCCCGCATCACCACTACTTCTGTGTCCATGGCGTGGGAGCAGCCACCTGCTGGTGCTGTGGAGGCGTACATCATCAATGTCACCACTGCTCAGAGCGTGAAGAGCCGCTATGTGCCCAATGGGAAGCTTGTGACCTACATGGTGCGGGACCTGCTCCCTGGGCAGCGGTACCGCCTGTCCGTGACGGCTGTGCAGAACACAGAGCAAGGTCAAGTGCACAGTGAGCCCATCTACCTCTACGTCACCACCT TGCAGAGGGATGGGGCTCCAGAGAGACGGTGGAGCCAAGCTGGACACCCCCGGGTCTTGCGCAACAGGCTGCCCCCAGCTTTCCTGCCTGAACTCCGCTTGCTAGCAGATCGTGACACAGCTGAGGAGCCCTCGCCAGCCCCCAG GTTCACTGAGCTGGTCGATGGCAGAGGGAGGATCAGCACCAGGTTCAGCACTGTGTTAAGCAAATCCATCACTGTGAAGACAC AGCCGGAGGCTCCAGTGAAGCTGGAGAACGTGGAGGTGTCCAGCCAGGGCAGTCTGGCACTGAAGCTGCATGAGGCAAAGAGCAAGA GTGAGGGGCAGAACTGCTCCACGAACCCCTGCAGGAATGGAGGCACCTGCATCAGAGATGCCGAGTCCTACCACTGTGACTGCCGCCTGGGCTTCAAGGGCCGGCTCTGTGAGCTGG CAGCCTGCAAGAAGGTGCCACACTCGTGCACGCGGCTGTACTCGGAAACCAAGTCATTCCCTGTGTGGGAAGGAGGTACCTGCCACTACCT GTACAGGAGAGTCTACAAGGTACACCAGGACTTCTGCTACAAGGAGAGCTGCGAGAGCACCGGTTCTGAGAAGACAACCAGCAG aaaaCCAAGCAACAGTCACACACTGAAGAAGCCATAG